Proteins encoded within one genomic window of Aquarana catesbeiana isolate 2022-GZ linkage group LG03, ASM4218655v1, whole genome shotgun sequence:
- the LOC141134249 gene encoding olfactory receptor 11A1-like, with amino-acid sequence MYFFITQLSLFDIILTTDILPNLLYIILHDGCTMSLAGCIIQFSLFANAEVSECFLLTVMSYDRYLAICKPLHYNCTINQAFCIKSVILVWLLGFKIMLLDSISLGSLYYCGPSIIDHFFCDFQPILELSCSDTSWIQIQAIVIVFFCVIIPFVIIVISYIYIVLTILKIKSITGRQKAFRTCSSHLTTVCIFYGSLIIVYLFPTKGQLDILSKVLSLSYTVMTPLLNPLIYTYRNKDFKNAIKKIKLCFK; translated from the coding sequence ATGTACTTCTTCATCACCCAACTCTCATTGTTTGACATAATTCTTACCACAGATATTCTTCCCAACCTTCTTTATATCATCTTACATGATGGATGTACCATGTCTCTCGCTGGATGTATCATCCAGTTCTCCTTATTTGCAAATGCCGAGGTCTCAGAGTGTTTTTTACTGACCGTGATGTCCTACGACCGGTATTTGGCCATCTGCAAACCCTTGCATTACAACTGTACAATAAACCAAGCGTTTTGCATAAAATCAGTGATCTTAGTTTGGTTATTGGGATTCAAAATTATGTTGCTTGATTCCATATCTTTGGGTAGTCTATACTATTGTGGACCAAGCATTATTGATCACTTCTTCTGTGACTTTCAACCTATACTTGAGCTTTCCTGCTCCGATACTTCATGGATTCAAATTCAGGCTATTGTAATTGTTTTTTTCTGTGTCATAATTCCTTTTGTAATAATTGTTATATCATATATCTATATTGTTTTAACCATCCTCAAAATTAAATCAATAACAGGAAGACAGAAAGCCTTCAGGACCTGCAGCTCTCACCTGACCACAGTGTGCATTTTTTATGGCTCTTTAATCATTGTGTATTTGTTTCCAACAAAAGGACAACTAGATATTCTAAGCAaggtcctctctctctcttacactgTGATGACTCCACTGCTTAATCCACTTATATACACATATAGGAACAAGGACTTTAAAAATGCTATTAAgaaaataaaattatgttttaaatAA
- the LOC141134808 gene encoding olfactory receptor 6N2-like, with protein MYLFITQLSLLDIILTTDILPNLLYIILHDGCTMSLAGCIIQFSFFVNAEASECFLLTVMFYDRYLAICRPLHYNCTINQAFCTKSVIIVWLLGFKMMLLESISLSSLYYCGPNIIDHFFCDFQPILELSCSDTSWIQIQASVVVFFGVIIPFVIIVISYVHIVFTILKIKSLTGRQKAFRTCSSHLTTVCIFYGSLIIVYLFPTKGQLDILSRVLSLFYTVMTPLLNPIIYTYRNKDFKKAIEKIKL; from the coding sequence ATGTACCTCTTCATCACCCAACTCTCATTGCTTGATATAATTCTGACCACAGACATTCTTCCCAACCTCCTTTATATCATCTTACATGATGGATGTACCATGTCTCTTGCTGGGTGTATCATCCAGTTCTCCTTCTTTGTAAATGCTGAGGCCTCAGAGTGTTTTTTACTGACAGTGATGTTCTATGATCGGTATTTGGCCATCTGCAGACCCTTGCATTACAACTGTACAATAAACCAAGCGTTTTGCACAAAATCAGTGATCATAGTTTGGTTATTGGGATTCAAAATGATGTTGCTTGAGTCCATATCTTTGAGTAGTTTATACTATTGTGGACCAAACATCATTGATCACTTCTTCTGTGACTTTCAACCTATACTTGAGCTTTCCTGCTCCGATACTTCATGGATTCAAATTCAGGCTAGTGTAGTGGTTTTCTTCGGGGTCATAATTCCTTTTGTAATAATTGTTATATCATATGTTCATATTGTTTTTACCATTCTCAAGATTAAATCACTAACAGGAAGACAGAAAGCCTTCAGGACCTGCAGCTCTCACCTGACCACAGTGTGCATTTTTTATGGATCTTTAATCATTGTGTATTTGTTTCCAACAAAAGGACAACTAGATATTCTAAGCAGGGTCCTCTCTCTCTTTTACACTGTGATGACTCCACTGCTTAATCCGATCATATACACATATAGGAACAAGGACTTTAAAAAAGCTATTGAGAAAATAAAGTTATga